The Natranaeroarchaeum aerophilus region CGTCCAGAGGACCTTATTGAAGCTTATTCGGACGAAGTTCCGGTGACGAAGAGTTTCAACTCGACGTTCAGAGAAGGTGCCTACGCAGGCCTGTTCTACGTGGAGGTCGAAGATTTGTGGGTAATTACAACATGGCACGCCAGTCACTGGATTAAGTCTGACCGGCTTCGAGAGAACGCCCGTGTGTTGAATAGCGAACTAAATCCAAGCTAATCTGTAGTCGGATACTTCATTGAATACGCAGAGCTATTAACTGGTATTCCAATGCGTTTCAGTATGAAACAGACAAATCTACCGTCCTGCAGGTGCGCTCTACATTCAGCGCAGATCTTCTATTAATTTCCAAGGTCTTCAACAGAGACAAAACATCACCTTTCTTCAATAGTGGATTACGAGACCAGTGTCATGGTAGTTGAATTACGCTATACGAAAGTAACCATTTCCAGGAAATGCAAGGTAGCTTAATAATGCTGGCCCGAAAATCCGTCTAGAAACATGGACGATGATGCGGTGAGAGAGTACACTCAGCAGACACAAGCCATAATTGATGATTCACCGCAAATGGGTGAGGCAACCACTAAGGCTGCTATTTTACGGAACTTCCTCGATCTTCTCGGATGGGAAATTCCAAAAAACACGCAGTTGGAGTACTCTGTCAAGGCCTTTGGAAGGACCTTCCGAGTGGACTATGCGCTAGTCTTGGATGGTATGCCAGTTGCGTTTCTCGAAGCAAAGGGGCTCGATACAGCACTCTCAGACGACAATAGAGAGCAGATCAAGGAGTACATGAAAAGCGAGGACGTGAATCTGGGCATTCTCACGAATGGTGAGGAGTACGAGTTCTTCCGACGCGAAGTAGTGGATTCGAGAGTGAACGTAAATAGGCTCACAAAGGCCCACGTCAAGGAGCTCCCAGAGATACTGACGATCTTGGAAGCGTTTCAGAAGGATAACATCCAGAATGAGGAGTGGGTGAATATCCTCAACAAGATACGGGAGCTGGAACGGACCCGAACAGAACTGGAGAACCGAAAAGACGAATTTGCGACTGTTCTTGCAAAGGAGTTGGCCGAGAATGTCCCCGGCGATATTACGTCTCAGGCCACGGTGCAGGCGAAAGAGATGATCGATCGACTCATCCAGGACATCAACACGGACGAGGATGATGGTGAGCAATCTCAGTCACAGGGGCCCAATAAATCGATTCAAAAGAAACCGATTGAAAAGAGCACGATAGGCTCTACGGAAAGCGCAATAACAGGAACTCTCAGCCGGAACGAGGTTGATGGTCCGAGTGATGCAGAGGTTGTTGTATTCCCAACGAAGCAGTCGGGCGTAGACTTCCTGAAGGAGAACAACGCATGGGGCTTCGTTCGAATTGGCCGAGAGCCTGACTTCGCCGCT contains the following coding sequences:
- a CDS encoding type I restriction enzyme HsdR N-terminal domain-containing protein; this translates as MDDDAVREYTQQTQAIIDDSPQMGEATTKAAILRNFLDLLGWEIPKNTQLEYSVKAFGRTFRVDYALVLDGMPVAFLEAKGLDTALSDDNREQIKEYMKSEDVNLGILTNGEEYEFFRREVVDSRVNVNRLTKAHVKELPEILTILEAFQKDNIQNEEWVNILNKIRELERTRTELENRKDEFATVLAKELAENVPGDITSQATVQAKEMIDRLIQDINTDEDDGEQSQSQGPNKSIQKKPIEKSTIGSTESAITGTLSRNEVDGPSDAEVVVFPTKQSGVDFLKENNAWGFVRIGREPDFAAMYVSGDDQEVKYIARVAEVVSAQDADLARPLEAYSESGSEDAQAGFDPNKKVVVFEENSLYEIEDPIPFENKWPQSLRYTTLGDLRNAKNTDELL